From one Oncorhynchus keta strain PuntledgeMale-10-30-2019 chromosome 30, Oket_V2, whole genome shotgun sequence genomic stretch:
- the LOC118363477 gene encoding N-alpha-acetyltransferase 15, NatA auxiliary subunit-like has translation MPSITLPPKENALFKRILRCYEHKQYRNGLKFCKQILSNPKFAEHGETLAMKGLTLNCLGKKEDAYELVRRGLRNDLKSHVCWHVYGLLQRSDKKYDEAIKCYRNALKWDKDNLQILRDLSLLQIQMRDLEGYRETRYQLLQLRPAQRASWIGYAVAYHLLEDFEMAAKIVEEFRKTQQTSPDKVDYEYSELLLYQNQVLREAGLFKEALEHLTTYEKQICDKLAVEETRGELLLQLDRSEEATEVYRQLQERNPENWAYYQGLEKALKPACIEERQKLYEEAWVKYPKGLVPRRLPLTFLTGEKFRECLDCYLRMNFSKGCPPVFTTLKSLYHDKEKLSIIEELVVGYETCLKSCRKFNQSDDGKEEPPTTLLWVQYFLAQHFDHVGQQTLALDYINTAIESTPTLIELFLIKAKIYKHAGNIKEAARWMDEAQALDTADRFINSKCAKYMLKAGLVKEAEEMCSKFTREGASAVENLNEMQCMWYQTECALAYKSMNKFGDALKKCHEIERHFVEITDDQFDFHTYCMRKMTLRSYVDLLKLEDVLRMHPFYYKAARTAIQIYLGLHDNPLTDDNKEHQADAENLNDKELKKLRNKQRRAQKKAQLEEEKKNAEKEKQLKNQKKKKEDDDEEIGGPKEELIPDKLAKVENPLEEAVKFLTPLKNLVKNKIETHLLAFEIYFRKEKYLLMLQSVKRAFSMEPSHPWLHQCLVRFFKGVSDSKDLPEAVRTVLKQEISRLFGESNPQNFNKNYLSQHSNSIPHRVAAAKMMFYLDPSSDKMASELATAPDESLTGRSITICTDVLEALREGNLGDGQQKAAEAYRAACNKLYPHTLAFMPPGYEDNATTISANGDLSAGEHDDMANDM, from the exons ATGCCCTCAATTACTCTACCGCCGAAGGAGAACGCTCTATTCAAGAGAATATTG AGATGCTATGAGCACAAGCAATACAGAAATGGACTCAAGTTCTGCAAACAGATCCTCTCCAACCCAAAGTTCGCAGAGCATGGAG AGACGCTGGCGATGAAGGGACTGACCCTGAACTGTCTGGGGAAAAAGGAGGATGCGTACGAGCTGGTGAGACGAGGCCTGCGCAACGACCTCAAGAGCCATGTCT GCTGGCATGTGTATGGTCTGCTGCAGCGGTCGGATAAGAAGTACGATGAGGCCATCAAGTGCTACCGCAATGCTCTGAAGTGGGACAAGGACAACCTGCAGATCCTCAGGGACCTTTCTCTTCTCCAAATCCAGATGAGAGACCTGGAGGGCTACAGG gagACCCGCTATCAGCTCCTGCAGCTGCGTCCCGCGCAGAGGGCCTCATGGATCGGCTACGCCGTGGCCTACCACCTGCTGGAGGACTTTGAGATGGCCGCCAAGATCGTTGAAGAGTTTCGCAAAACGCAACAG ACGTCACCAGACAAAGTGGACTATGAGTACAGTGAGCTGCTGCTGTACCAGAACCAGGTGCTCAGGGAGGCGGGGCTGTTCAAGGAAGCACTGGAGCACCTCACCACCTATGAGAAACAGATCTGTGACAAGCTTGCTGTGGAGGAGacacgag GAGAGCTGCTACTGCAGCTAGACCGCTCGGAGGAGGCCACTGAGGTCTACCGACAACTCCAGGAGAGGAACCCTGAGAACTGGGCCTACTACCAGGGTCTGGAGAAAGCACTGAAACCAG CTTGCATAGAGGAGAGGCAGAAGCTCTATGAGGAGGCGTGGGTGAAGTATCCCAAAGGACTTGTTCCCCGGAGGCTGCCTCTCACCTTCCTAACAG GTGAGAAGTTCCGGGAATGTCTGGACTGCTATCTGAGGATGAACTTCAGTAAAGGTTGTCCGCCCGTCTTCACCACTCTAAAGTCCCTGTATCACGACAAGGAGAAG TTGTCCATCATTGAAGAATTAGTGGTTGGATATGAGACGTGTTTGAAAAGCTGTCGAAAGTTCAATCAAAGTG ATGACGGTAAGGAGGAGCCCCCCACCACTCTGCTGTGGGTCCAGTATTTCTTGGCTCAGCACTTTGATCACGTGGGCCAGCAGACGCTAGCCCTGGACTACATCAACACAGCAATCGAGAGCACACCCACGCTCATAGAACTGTTCCTCATCAAGGCCAAAATATACAAG CATGCAGGTAACATAAAGGAAGCAGCCAGGTGGATGGATGAGGCCCAGGCTCTGGACACTGCTGACCGCTTCATCAACTCAAAGTGTGCAAAGTACATGTTGAAGGCCGGCCTGGTCAAAGAGGCAGAAGAGATGTGCTCCAAGTTCACAAGG GAGGGTGCATCAGCGGTAGAGAATCTGAATGAGATGCAGTGTATGTGGTACCAGACAGAATGTGCTCTGGCCTATAAGTCCATGAACAAGTTTGGAGACGCACTCAAGAAGTGCCACGAGATCGAGAGG CATTTTGTGGAGATCACAGACGACCAGTTCGACTTCCACACGTACTGCATGAGGAAAATGACGCTGCGATCCTATGTGGACCTGCTCAAGCTGGAGGACGTGCTGCGCATGCACCCCTTCTATTACAAAGCTGCCCGCACCGCCATTCAGATCTACCTCGGCCTGCACGACAACCCACTCACCGACGACAACAAGGAACACCAGGCGGATGCCG AGAACCTGAATGATAAGGAGCTAAAGAAGCTTAGGAACAAGCAGAGACGAGCCCAGAAGAAAGCCCAactagaggaggagaagaagaacgcAGAGAAAGAGAAGCAGCTGAAGAaccagaagaagaagaaagaagatgACGACGAGGAGATCGGAGGACCAAAGGAGGAGCTCATACCAGACAAACtggccaag GTGGAGAACCCACTAGAGGAGGCAGTGAAGTTTTTAACCCCCCTGAAAAACCTGGTGAAGAACAAGATTGAGACTCACCTCCTGGCCTTCGAGATCTACTTCAGGAAAG AGAAGTACCTGCTGATGTTGCAGTCGGTGAAGAGAGCATTCTCAATGGAGCCCTCTCACCCCTGGCTGCACCAGTGTCTAGTGCGCTTCTTCAAAGGAG TGTCTGACAGTAAGGACCTACCGGAGGCTGTGCGGACTGTTTTGAAGCAGGAGATCTCACGGCTGTTTGGGGAGAGCAACCCCCAGAACTTTAACAAGAACTACCTGAGCCAACACTCCAACTCTATACCACACCGCGTGGCTG CTGCTAAGATGATGTTTTATCTGGACCCGTCCTCTGACAAGATGGCCTCTGAGCTGGCTACAGCGCCAGATGAGTCCCTCACTGGGAGAAGCATCACG ATCTGCACAGATGTGCTGGAGGCGCTGCGTGAGGGCAATCTGGGCGATGGGCAGCAGAAGGCAGCGGAGGCGTACCGCGCCGCGTGTAACAAGCTGTACCCCCACACCTTGGCCTTCATGCCCCCTGGCTACGAGGACAACGCCACCACCATCAGCGCCAATGGAGACCTGTCAGCAGGCGAGCACGACGACATGGCCAATGACATGTGA
- the ndufc1 gene encoding NADH dehydrogenase [ubiquinone] 1 subunit C1, mitochondrial, translating to MTLNRLLLRAASASKIGSRSAFTAAKPDHTNPNWLRVGLAFGTSAFLWGLLFKQHSTDVHEYKVRNGLE from the exons ATGACACTAAATCGTTTATTACTACGGGCAGCAAGCGCCAGCAAGA TTGGGAGTCGGTCTGCATTCACCGCAGCAAAGCCAGATCACACCAACCCCAATTGGCTGCGTGTGGGCCTAGCGTTCGGGACGTCCGCTTTCCTCTGGGGCCTG CTCTTCAAACAGCACAGCACTGATGTGCATGAGTACAAAGTGAGGAATGGCCTGGAATGA
- the ugl gene encoding malate synthase-like isoform X1 has product MSDPITMELEPSPPGLEAEYRTIFTAGSLVFLQELVSAFDEEVDKILRLRISRKTHLDLSGDLPGFCEVTAPVRSDPSWRVRPVPQRLQRRHVDVGDLAPCDTQRFIQALSSPAQGLQVDFDDGNCPTYHNQIKGIYNVYRAVHNQFPNAPKISQAPVLMLRPRAWNMVEHNMMVKGKEVPGPLCDFGFLMFHCGKLLFDSESGPFFYLSKVESYMEARLWNNIFLWTEQKLGLPVGSIKATVLIENVLSAFEMEEILYELKDHSAGLNCGIWDYSASFVNKFGHRGTFLLPDRSKYVNMEKLFLRSYMDLLVQTCHRRGALATGGMAALLLPQDRDSAPYRAALANVTRLKLLEIKAGVDGFMVYDLGLIEPMQKLFQLHSQGDNQMHQLRDDLTVTPDDLLCMPAGGVTLYGLKYNIAVGILFIDAWLKGKGHFFYRGQVEDSATAEISRSQVWQWIRHQTQLEDDSRVVTRGLVTELTQEVMGELKVVTRCHTVREEQRLLTAAAMFLEVVQKRDFPEFLTTYLNLDHTFLSSQAKRHEGGAVGDLPRPKL; this is encoded by the exons ATGTCC GATCCTATAACCATGGAGCTAGAGCCCTCTCCCCCAGGGTTGGAGGCTGAGTATCGAACCATCTTTACCGCAGGCTCCCTGGTCTTCCTACAGGAACTGGTCTCAGCATTTGATGAAGAGGTCGACAAG ATCCTGAGGCTTAGAATCTCCAGGAAGACCCACCTGGACCTGTCAGGTGACCTACCGGGGTTCTGTGAGGTCACAGCCCCCGTAAGAAGCGACCCTAGCTGGAGGGTCCGTCCAGTCCCCCAGAGGCTGCAGAGGAGACATGTGGATGTGGGGGACCTGGCCCCCTGTGACACCCAGCGCTTCATTCAGGCCCTCAGTTCCCCTGCACAGGGCCTACAG GTTGATTTTGATGATGGGAACTGCCCAACGTACCACAACCAGATAAAAGGCATTTATAATGTTTACCGGGCGGTGCACAATCAATTTCCCA ATGCCCCCAAGATATCCCAGGCTCCTGTTCTGATGCTCCGCCCTAGAGCCTGGAACATGGTGGAACACAACATGATG GTTAAAGGCAAAGAGGTGCCAGGGCCGCTGTGTGATTTCGGCTTCCTCATGTTCCACTGTGGCAAGCTGTTGTTCGACAGCGAGAGTGGGCCATTCTTCTACCTTTCCAAA GTCGAGAGCTACATGGAAGCGAGACTTTGGAACAACATATTCCTCTGGACAGAGCAGAAG CTGGGCCTGCCTGTGGGCAGCATAAAGGCAACCGTGCTGATAGAGAATGTGCTGTCAGCATTTGAGATGGAGGAGATTCTGTATGAGCTTAAGGATCACTCTGCTGGACTCAACTGTGGGATCTGGGATTATTCCGCTTCCTTTGTCAACAAGTTTG GTCACCGAGGGACCTTCCTGCTCCCTGACCGCAGTAAGTATGTCAACATGGAGAAGCTGTTCCTGCGGAGCTACATGGACCTGCTGGTCCAGACATGTCACCGTAGAGGAGCCCTGGCTACTGGAGGTATGGCAGCCCTGCTGCTACCTCAGGACAGGGACAGTGCCCCCTATAGAGCAGCCTTGGCCAACGTCACCAG ACTGAAGTTACTGGAGATCAAAGCTGGTGTTGATGGCTTCATGGTGTATGACCTGGGCTTGATAGAGCCCATGCAGAAA CTCTTCCAGCTGCATTCTCAGGGTGACAACCAGATGCACCAGCTTAGAGATGACCTCACGGTTACCCCCGACGACCTGCTCTGTATGCCAGCG GGTGGAGTAACCCTGTATGGCTTGAAGTATAACATCGCTGTAGGAATCCTGTTCATAGATGCTTGGCTCAAAG GCAAAGGTCACTTCTTCTACAGGGGACAGGTGGAAGATTCTGCAACTGCAGAAATCTCCAGATCCCAG GTGTGGCAGTGGATCCGTCATCAGACACAGCTGGAGGATGATAGCAGGGTGGTGACCCGGGGTCTTGTGACAGAGTTGACCCAGGAGGTCATGGGGGAGCTGAAGGTCGTCACACGCTGTCACACTGTCAG agagGAACAGAGGTTGTTGACAGCTGCAGCCATGTTCCTGGAGGTTGTCCAGAAGAGAGATTTCCCAGAGTTCCTCACCACCTACCTCAACCTGGACCACACCTTCCTCAGCTCTCAAGCCAAAAGGCATGAGGGTGGGGCAGTAGGGGACCTGCCCAGACCAAAACTCTGA
- the LOC118363480 gene encoding ras-related protein Rab-33B-like, translated as MASVESSTEFTSSLTVSSHLPPPRTRIFKIIVIGDSGVGKTCLTYQFCAGKFPEKTEATIGVDFREKLIEIDGEKIKVQLWDTAGQERFRKSMVQHYYRNVHAVVFVYDVTSAASFRSLPAWIEECKQHALGQEVPRILVGNKCDLQNSVQVGTDLAQQFADAHSMPLFETSAKNPSSNGHGDGSHGNSDHVEAIFMTVAHKLKSQKPLILSQLPGGDMVTLTRGRDEGEEKASWACMC; from the exons ATGGCAAGTGTGGAGTCGTCGACGGAATTCACTAGTTCGCTGACGGTCTCGTCTCATCTTCCGCCACCACGGACGCGGATTTTCAAGATCATCGTGATTGGGGACTCCGGTGTGGGCAAGACATGCCTAACCTACCAATTCTGTGCGGGCAAGTTTCCGGAGAAAACCGAGGCCACGATCGGGGTGGACTTTCGGGAGAAACTTATCGAGATTGACGGCGAGAAAATCAAG GTTCAGCTATGGGACACGGCAGGCCAGGAGCGTTTCCGTAAGAGCATGGTGCAGCACTACTACCGCAACGTGCACGCTGTGGTGTTCGTGTACGACGTGACCAGTGCCGCCAGCTTCCGCAGCCTCCCGGCCTGGATCGAGGAGTGTAAGCAGCACGCTCTGGGCCAGGAGGTCCCGAGGATCCTGGTTGGGAACAAGTGTGACCTGCAGAACTCTGTCCAGGTGGGCACAGACTTGGCCCAGCAGTTTGCTGACGCGCACTCCATGCCCTTGTTCGAGACATCTGCCAAGAACCCCAGCAGCAATGGCCATGGTGACGGTAGCCATGGTAACAGTGATCACGTGGAGGCCATTTTCATGACGGTAGCCCACAAGCTGAAGTCCCAGAAGCCACTGATACTGAGCCAGCTGCCCGGGGGGGACATGGTGACCCTGACGAGGGGAAGGGACGAGGGCGAGGAGAAGGCGAGCTGGGCCTGCATGTGCTGA
- the ugl gene encoding malate synthase-like isoform X2: MELEPSPPGLEAEYRTIFTAGSLVFLQELVSAFDEEVDKILRLRISRKTHLDLSGDLPGFCEVTAPVRSDPSWRVRPVPQRLQRRHVDVGDLAPCDTQRFIQALSSPAQGLQVDFDDGNCPTYHNQIKGIYNVYRAVHNQFPNAPKISQAPVLMLRPRAWNMVEHNMMVKGKEVPGPLCDFGFLMFHCGKLLFDSESGPFFYLSKVESYMEARLWNNIFLWTEQKLGLPVGSIKATVLIENVLSAFEMEEILYELKDHSAGLNCGIWDYSASFVNKFGHRGTFLLPDRSKYVNMEKLFLRSYMDLLVQTCHRRGALATGGMAALLLPQDRDSAPYRAALANVTRLKLLEIKAGVDGFMVYDLGLIEPMQKLFQLHSQGDNQMHQLRDDLTVTPDDLLCMPAGGVTLYGLKYNIAVGILFIDAWLKGKGHFFYRGQVEDSATAEISRSQVWQWIRHQTQLEDDSRVVTRGLVTELTQEVMGELKVVTRCHTVREEQRLLTAAAMFLEVVQKRDFPEFLTTYLNLDHTFLSSQAKRHEGGAVGDLPRPKL; this comes from the exons ATGGAGCTAGAGCCCTCTCCCCCAGGGTTGGAGGCTGAGTATCGAACCATCTTTACCGCAGGCTCCCTGGTCTTCCTACAGGAACTGGTCTCAGCATTTGATGAAGAGGTCGACAAG ATCCTGAGGCTTAGAATCTCCAGGAAGACCCACCTGGACCTGTCAGGTGACCTACCGGGGTTCTGTGAGGTCACAGCCCCCGTAAGAAGCGACCCTAGCTGGAGGGTCCGTCCAGTCCCCCAGAGGCTGCAGAGGAGACATGTGGATGTGGGGGACCTGGCCCCCTGTGACACCCAGCGCTTCATTCAGGCCCTCAGTTCCCCTGCACAGGGCCTACAG GTTGATTTTGATGATGGGAACTGCCCAACGTACCACAACCAGATAAAAGGCATTTATAATGTTTACCGGGCGGTGCACAATCAATTTCCCA ATGCCCCCAAGATATCCCAGGCTCCTGTTCTGATGCTCCGCCCTAGAGCCTGGAACATGGTGGAACACAACATGATG GTTAAAGGCAAAGAGGTGCCAGGGCCGCTGTGTGATTTCGGCTTCCTCATGTTCCACTGTGGCAAGCTGTTGTTCGACAGCGAGAGTGGGCCATTCTTCTACCTTTCCAAA GTCGAGAGCTACATGGAAGCGAGACTTTGGAACAACATATTCCTCTGGACAGAGCAGAAG CTGGGCCTGCCTGTGGGCAGCATAAAGGCAACCGTGCTGATAGAGAATGTGCTGTCAGCATTTGAGATGGAGGAGATTCTGTATGAGCTTAAGGATCACTCTGCTGGACTCAACTGTGGGATCTGGGATTATTCCGCTTCCTTTGTCAACAAGTTTG GTCACCGAGGGACCTTCCTGCTCCCTGACCGCAGTAAGTATGTCAACATGGAGAAGCTGTTCCTGCGGAGCTACATGGACCTGCTGGTCCAGACATGTCACCGTAGAGGAGCCCTGGCTACTGGAGGTATGGCAGCCCTGCTGCTACCTCAGGACAGGGACAGTGCCCCCTATAGAGCAGCCTTGGCCAACGTCACCAG ACTGAAGTTACTGGAGATCAAAGCTGGTGTTGATGGCTTCATGGTGTATGACCTGGGCTTGATAGAGCCCATGCAGAAA CTCTTCCAGCTGCATTCTCAGGGTGACAACCAGATGCACCAGCTTAGAGATGACCTCACGGTTACCCCCGACGACCTGCTCTGTATGCCAGCG GGTGGAGTAACCCTGTATGGCTTGAAGTATAACATCGCTGTAGGAATCCTGTTCATAGATGCTTGGCTCAAAG GCAAAGGTCACTTCTTCTACAGGGGACAGGTGGAAGATTCTGCAACTGCAGAAATCTCCAGATCCCAG GTGTGGCAGTGGATCCGTCATCAGACACAGCTGGAGGATGATAGCAGGGTGGTGACCCGGGGTCTTGTGACAGAGTTGACCCAGGAGGTCATGGGGGAGCTGAAGGTCGTCACACGCTGTCACACTGTCAG agagGAACAGAGGTTGTTGACAGCTGCAGCCATGTTCCTGGAGGTTGTCCAGAAGAGAGATTTCCCAGAGTTCCTCACCACCTACCTCAACCTGGACCACACCTTCCTCAGCTCTCAAGCCAAAAGGCATGAGGGTGGGGCAGTAGGGGACCTGCCCAGACCAAAACTCTGA